In one Lysobacter alkalisoli genomic region, the following are encoded:
- a CDS encoding alpha-ketoacid dehydrogenase subunit beta encodes MNKLEDKSPAASTDMQTAQAITLIEAITQALAWEMRNDDSVLVLGEDVGVNGGVFRATAGLQQQFGDERVLDTPLDETTIAGLTVGLAAQGMKPVAESQFDGFMYPMVDHIVCHAARLRYRTRGRLTCPMVLRVPWGGGIRAPEHHSEANEAIFTNVPGLRVVMPSSPARAYGLLLAAIRDPDPVIFFEPKRIYRQYKEVVPDDGEALPLDVCYVLRDGSDVTLVTWGAQVKEALEAADKLASDGISAEVIDVATLKPLDFATIAESVSKTGRCVIVHEAPKTAGFGAEIAARLAEESMYDLLAPVERVTGYDTHIPLFRLEMKYMPGVDRIIAAAKRTLDHG; translated from the coding sequence ATGAACAAGCTCGAAGACAAGAGCCCGGCCGCGAGTACCGACATGCAGACTGCACAAGCCATTACCCTGATCGAGGCGATCACCCAGGCGCTCGCCTGGGAGATGCGCAACGACGACAGCGTACTCGTCCTGGGCGAGGACGTCGGCGTCAACGGCGGCGTGTTCCGCGCTACCGCCGGCCTGCAGCAGCAGTTCGGCGACGAGCGCGTGCTCGACACCCCGCTCGACGAAACCACCATCGCCGGCCTCACCGTCGGCCTCGCCGCGCAGGGCATGAAGCCGGTCGCCGAATCGCAGTTCGACGGCTTCATGTACCCGATGGTCGACCACATCGTCTGCCACGCCGCGCGCCTGCGCTACCGGACCCGCGGCCGCCTGACCTGCCCGATGGTGCTGCGCGTGCCCTGGGGCGGCGGCATCCGCGCGCCCGAGCACCACAGCGAGGCCAACGAGGCGATCTTCACCAACGTGCCCGGCCTGCGGGTGGTGATGCCGTCCTCGCCCGCGCGCGCCTACGGCCTGCTGCTGGCGGCGATCCGCGACCCGGACCCGGTGATTTTCTTCGAGCCCAAGCGCATCTACCGCCAGTACAAGGAAGTCGTGCCCGACGACGGCGAAGCGCTGCCGCTGGACGTGTGCTACGTGCTGCGCGACGGCAGCGACGTGACCCTGGTGACCTGGGGCGCGCAGGTGAAGGAAGCGCTGGAAGCGGCCGACAAGCTCGCAAGCGACGGCATCAGCGCCGAGGTCATCGACGTCGCCACGCTCAAGCCGCTGGACTTCGCCACCATCGCCGAGTCGGTTTCGAAGACCGGCCGCTGCGTGATCGTGCACGAAGCGCCGAAGACTGCCGGCTTCGGCGCCGAGATCGCCGCACGGCTGGCCGAAGAGTCGATGTACGACCTGCTCGCCCCGGTCGAGCGCGTCACCGGCTACGACACCCACATCCCGCTGTTCCGGCTGGAGATGAAGTACATGCCGGGCGTGGACCGCATCATCGCCGCCGCCAAGCGTACCCTCGACCACGGCTGA
- the pdhA gene encoding pyruvate dehydrogenase (acetyl-transferring) E1 component subunit alpha, with protein MTIAAKFEIEYLQYLDPQGKPVGKLPPAFKDPKALLPLFRQMLFVRTFDDKAIRLQRTGKLGTYASCLGHEATHVGIGASMQDEDVFAPSYREYGAQFMRGVQAREILLYWGGDERGNDFAGPRNDFSWCVPISTQCLHAAGSALAFKLRNEKRLAVACCGDGGSSKTDFYAALNSAGAYRLPLILCVINNGWAISVPRSAQTGAQTLAQKGLAGGLHCLQVDGNDLIAVLEGMRRAAERARNGEGGSVIEFLTYRLHDHTTADDARRYRDDAEVKDAWTRDPMVRLRNYLTAQKLWSEDEEKAWIEECAKKVDVEINAYLETPVQPVEAMFDYLYADPPPDLLEQREAAIRREGRA; from the coding sequence ATGACCATCGCCGCCAAGTTCGAGATCGAGTATCTGCAATACCTCGATCCACAAGGAAAGCCGGTCGGCAAGCTGCCGCCCGCGTTCAAGGACCCCAAGGCACTGCTGCCGCTGTTCAGGCAGATGCTGTTCGTGCGCACCTTCGACGACAAGGCGATCCGCCTGCAGCGCACCGGCAAGCTCGGCACCTACGCCTCCTGCCTCGGCCACGAGGCCACCCACGTCGGCATCGGCGCCTCGATGCAGGACGAGGACGTGTTCGCCCCCAGCTACCGCGAGTACGGCGCGCAGTTCATGCGTGGCGTGCAGGCGCGCGAAATCCTGCTGTACTGGGGCGGCGACGAGCGCGGCAACGACTTCGCCGGCCCGCGCAACGACTTCAGCTGGTGCGTGCCGATCTCGACCCAGTGCCTGCACGCGGCCGGCTCGGCGCTGGCCTTCAAGCTGCGTAACGAGAAGCGCCTGGCCGTGGCCTGCTGCGGCGATGGCGGCTCGTCCAAGACCGATTTCTACGCAGCGCTCAACTCCGCCGGCGCCTACCGGCTGCCGCTGATCCTGTGCGTGATCAACAACGGCTGGGCCATCTCGGTCCCGCGTTCGGCCCAGACCGGTGCGCAGACGCTGGCGCAGAAGGGCCTGGCCGGCGGCCTGCACTGCCTGCAGGTCGACGGCAACGACCTGATCGCAGTGCTCGAAGGCATGCGCCGCGCCGCCGAGCGTGCGCGCAATGGCGAGGGCGGCAGCGTGATCGAGTTCCTGACCTATCGCCTGCACGACCACACCACCGCCGACGACGCCCGCCGCTACCGCGACGATGCCGAGGTCAAGGACGCCTGGACCCGCGACCCGATGGTCCGCCTGCGCAATTACCTGACCGCGCAGAAGCTGTGGAGCGAGGACGAGGAGAAAGCCTGGATCGAGGAATGCGCAAAGAAGGTCGACGTCGAGATCAACGCCTATCTCGAAACGCCGGTGCAGCCGGTCGAGGCGATGTTCGACTACCTCTACGCCGACCCGCCGCCGGACCTGCTGGAACAGCGCGAGGCCGCGATCCGTCGGGAGGGCCGCGCATGA